A DNA window from Mycobacterium sp. IDR2000157661 contains the following coding sequences:
- a CDS encoding SDR family NAD(P)-dependent oxidoreductase translates to MIDDFATKYGPWAIAVGASDGVGALFAERIASQGVNVVLVARRQHVLEEVAEGIRRRTGAQTRTLPVDLTDADASRTIIDATADIDVGMLVYCAGGDPNYQPFLSNPVSAAESLLQRNCLVLMRLCHHFAGPMVGRGRGGIVNFTSGAALAGGRNMVAYGGTKAFDMVFTEGLWAELHDKGVDVLGLVLGMTDTPALRKLEFERGRLSSLDEIPEGAVTAESVVDEAFANLGNGPTIATGDDIRMAFELFKSMSRNEVVRLIMQMSVEVMGTDQRQGS, encoded by the coding sequence GTGATCGACGACTTCGCGACGAAGTACGGGCCCTGGGCGATCGCCGTCGGTGCGTCTGACGGTGTCGGGGCTTTGTTCGCCGAGCGAATCGCGTCCCAAGGGGTCAACGTGGTGCTCGTCGCTCGTCGTCAGCATGTGCTCGAGGAGGTGGCCGAAGGCATCCGCAGGCGCACCGGTGCTCAGACCCGGACGCTGCCGGTGGACCTCACCGACGCTGATGCCTCGAGAACGATCATTGATGCCACCGCCGACATAGATGTCGGCATGTTGGTCTATTGCGCGGGCGGTGATCCGAATTACCAACCCTTTCTCTCCAATCCGGTGTCGGCAGCTGAGTCCCTGCTGCAACGCAACTGTCTGGTGCTGATGCGGTTGTGTCACCACTTCGCCGGCCCAATGGTCGGCCGGGGTAGAGGCGGCATCGTGAACTTCACGTCCGGGGCCGCACTGGCCGGTGGCCGGAACATGGTGGCTTACGGCGGAACCAAGGCCTTCGACATGGTGTTCACCGAGGGCCTGTGGGCCGAACTGCACGACAAGGGGGTAGACGTCCTCGGTCTGGTCCTTGGCATGACCGACACGCCGGCGCTGCGCAAGTTGGAGTTCGAGCGCGGGCGCTTGTCATCTCTCGATGAGATTCCCGAGGGTGCCGTCACCGCCGAGAGTGTGGTCGACGAGGCCTTTGCCAACCTTGGCAACGGACCGACGATCGCCACAGGCGACGACATCCGGATGGCGTTTGAGCTCTTCAAATCCATGTCTCGCAACGAGGTTGTGCGGCTGATCATGCAGATGAGCGTCGAAGTCATGGGTACCGATCAACGCCAGGGGAGCTAG
- a CDS encoding LLM class flavin-dependent oxidoreductase, whose translation MFTLRFDMRAPSIGAPPTELYGAACEMSAWAESRGCVAAVLCEHHCADDGYLPSPLLLGAAIAARTSKLMLNLVILLPFYDPARLAEDMAVLDHISSGRATYVFGIGYRAEEYAHFGLSLSDRGRLADEKLGLLRRLLAGEEVVHDGRRMKVTPRPRTPEGPMMSWGGASLAAARRAGRNGLGLLANGGVPGMQEAYEKACRDNGFEPGFMLIPERDAATNCFVAEDLDAAWDEIGKYLLHDAMAYSEWNPDNTVSANITTATTVDELRHRSTSHVILPVDEARKRLAAGEVFNINPLCGGMPPGIAWTYLKKFVELT comes from the coding sequence ATGTTCACCCTCCGATTCGACATGCGAGCACCGTCCATCGGTGCACCACCCACTGAGCTGTACGGGGCGGCTTGCGAGATGTCGGCGTGGGCCGAAAGCCGCGGATGCGTTGCCGCGGTGCTATGCGAACATCATTGCGCTGACGACGGTTATCTCCCGTCGCCACTACTGCTGGGCGCGGCGATTGCCGCGCGTACCAGTAAATTGATGCTGAACCTGGTGATCCTCCTGCCCTTCTACGATCCTGCCCGTCTGGCGGAGGACATGGCGGTCCTGGACCACATCAGCTCCGGGCGGGCTACCTACGTCTTCGGGATCGGTTACCGGGCCGAGGAATACGCCCACTTTGGCCTCTCCCTCTCCGATCGCGGCCGCCTGGCCGATGAGAAGCTCGGCCTGTTGCGTCGGCTACTCGCCGGCGAGGAGGTGGTGCACGACGGTCGGCGGATGAAGGTCACGCCCCGTCCTCGCACACCAGAAGGCCCGATGATGAGTTGGGGCGGCGCAAGCCTCGCCGCCGCGCGTCGCGCAGGACGAAACGGCCTGGGACTGCTGGCGAACGGAGGCGTTCCCGGCATGCAAGAAGCGTATGAAAAGGCGTGCCGCGACAACGGTTTTGAACCCGGCTTCATGTTGATCCCCGAGCGCGACGCTGCAACCAACTGCTTCGTGGCTGAGGATCTCGATGCGGCGTGGGACGAGATCGGCAAGTATCTGCTGCACGACGCGATGGCCTACTCGGAATGGAATCCCGACAACACCGTTTCAGCCAATATCACCACCGCCACGACTGTCGATGAACTGCGGCACAGATCGACGTCTCACGTGATACTGCCCGTCGACGAAGCACGTAAGCGCCTTGCTGCTGGTGAGGTGTTCAATATCAACCCGCTGTGCGGCGGAATGCCGCCCGGAATCGCGTGGACTTACCTGAAGAAGTTCGTCGAGCTGACCTAG
- a CDS encoding nuclear transport factor 2 family protein — translation MTDREELVDLTIRYATAIDSRQYDLLSTVFTSDAEVDYGEVGRWTGDVEVAEFMAAIHVGAAHTMHRMTNQRIDIDGDAAEVRTYVDALILTDDGSGANPVGYYDDHAVRTVDGWRIARRKYTSVRLVGVSAR, via the coding sequence ATGACAGACCGCGAAGAACTCGTCGACCTCACGATCCGCTATGCGACAGCGATTGATAGTCGGCAATATGATTTGCTGTCGACAGTTTTCACTAGTGATGCCGAAGTGGACTACGGCGAGGTCGGCCGTTGGACGGGCGATGTCGAGGTGGCCGAATTCATGGCGGCGATCCACGTCGGGGCCGCTCACACCATGCACCGGATGACCAACCAAAGGATCGACATCGATGGTGACGCGGCAGAAGTACGAACATACGTCGATGCTTTGATCTTGACTGACGACGGCTCGGGTGCCAATCCCGTTGGTTACTACGACGATCACGCCGTGCGCACGGTTGACGGATGGCGGATCGCACGGCGCAAATACACCTCAGTGCGACTCGTCGGGGTGTCAGCTCGGTGA